A DNA window from Pyrus communis chromosome 3, drPyrComm1.1, whole genome shotgun sequence contains the following coding sequences:
- the LOC137727586 gene encoding uncharacterized protein has product MAPPVLPSPFLLKADINNKYLRYQLDAESDLNEIVQFSEDNENSRFIKFTTEKPNNEDYADKNYVHIKCSYNGNYLRRVDQNRLLVLVAATDRNETKDNWACTLFKVEPVGPPDNNNLIMRCRLRHLQSDLLTRPFIENRFELRLSQKTPDAGGVDIYSVSQVKC; this is encoded by the coding sequence ATGGCTCCACCTGTACTACCTAGCCCCTTTCTGCTGAAAGCAGATATCAACAACAAATACTTGCGATATCAACTTGATGCAGAAAGCGACCTCAATGAGATTGTCCAGTTTTCCGAAGACAATGAAAACAGCCGGTTCATAAAGTTCACCACCGAGAAGCCAAACAATGAGGACTACGCTGACAAGAATTACGTGCATATCAAATGCTCCTACAACGGCAACTACTTGAGAAGGGTGGACCAAAACAGGCTATTGGTCCTGGTCGCGGCTACTGACCGAAACGAAACCAAAGACAATTGGGCTTGCACATTGTTCAAAGTCGAGCCTGTCGGACCACCTGACAACAACAACCTAATCATGCGCTGCCGATTACGCCACTTGCAAAGCGACCTCTTAACCAGGCCGTTCATTGAGAACAGATTCGAATTACGCCTCAGCCAAAAAACACCTGACGCTGGAGGGGTGGATATCTACTCCGTCTCCCAAGTTAAATGTTGA
- the LOC137727585 gene encoding uncharacterized protein has protein sequence MAPPVLPSPFLLKADINNKYLRYQLDAESDLNEIVQFSEDNENSRFIKFTTEKPNNEDYADKNYVHIKCSYNGNYLRRVDQNRLLVLAAATDRNETKDNWACTLFKIEPVGPPDNNNLITRCRLRHLQSDLLTRPFIENRFELRLSQKTPDAGGVDIYSVSQVKC, from the coding sequence ATGGCTCCACCTGTACTACCAAGCCCCTTTCTTCTGAAAGCAGATATCAACAACAAATACTTGCGCTATCAACTTGATGCAGAAAGCGACCTCAATGAGATTGTCCAGTTTTCTGAGGACAATGAAAACAGCCGGTTCATAAAGTTCACCACCGAGAAGCCAAACAATGAGGACTACGCTGACAAGAATTACGTGCATATCAAATGCTCCTATAACGGCAACTACTTGAGAAGGGTGGACCAAAACAGGCTATTGGTCCTGGCCGCGGCTACTGACCGAAATGAAACCAAAGACAATTGGGCTTGCACATTGTTCAAAATCGAGCCTGTCGGGCCACCTGACAACAACAACCTAATCACGCGCTGCCGATTACGCCACTTGCAAAGTGACCTCTTAACCAGGCCATTCATTGAAAACAGATTTGAATTACGCCTCAGCCAAAAAACACCTGACGCTGGAGGGGTGGATATCTACTCCGTCTCCCAAGTTAAATGTTGA
- the LOC137727584 gene encoding uncharacterized protein — MAPPVLPSPFLLKADTNNKYLRYQLDAESDLNEIVQFSEDNENSRFIKFTTEKPNNEDYADKNYVHIKCSYNGNYLRRVDQNRLLVLAAAADRNETKDNWACTLFKVEPVGPPDGNNLITHCRLRHLQSDLLTRPFIENRFELRLNQKTPDAGGVDIYSVSQVKC; from the coding sequence ATGGCTCCACCAGTACTACCAAGCCCCTTTCTGCTGAAAGCAGATACCAACAACAAGTATTTGCGCTATCAACTTGATGCAGAAAGCGACCTTAATGAGATTGTCCAGTTTTCCGAGGACAATGAAAACAGCAGGTTCATAAAGTTCACCACCGAGAAGCCAAACAATGAGGACTACGCCGACAAGAATTACGTGCATATCAAATGTTCCTACAACGGCAATTACTTGAGAAGGGTGGACCAAAACAGGCTATTGGTCCTGGCCGCAGCTGCTGACCGAAACGAAACCAAAGACAATTGGGCTTGCACATTGTTCAAGGTCGAGCCTGTCGGACCACCTGACGGCAACAACCTAATCACGCACTGCCGATTACGTCACTTGCAAAGCGACCTCTTAACCAGGCCATTCATTGAAAACAGATTCGAATTACGCCTCAACCAAAAAACACCTGATGCTGGAGGGGTGGATATCTACTCAGTCTCCCAAGTCAAATGTTGA